In the genome of Coriobacteriia bacterium, the window CGCGGTGCACGCCGGACTCGAACTTGAGCTTCGAGTACGCGCCGCCACCCTTCACCATGAAGATGACCTCCTTGAAGCCGCCGGTCTCCGACGGCGAGGCGTCCATCTCCTCCGCCTTCCAGCGCTGGCTCTCCGCGTAGCGCGTGTACATCCGGTACAGGTCGCCCGCGAAGATGGCGGCCTCGTCCCCGCCCGCGCCGGCGCGGATCTCGACGATGACGTTCTTCTCGTCGTTGGGGTCCTTGGGCAGCATCATCACCTTCAGCTCGTCCTCGAGCGCGTGCTTGCGCTCCTCCAGGGAGCGCAGCTCCTCGCGCGCGAACTCGCGCGTCTCGGCGTCGCCCTCGCGCGCCATCTCCTCCGCCGCTCCGACGTCGTCGAGCACGCCGAAGTACTCCCGCACCTTCGCGGCCAGCGGGGTCTGTTCGGCGTGGGCCTTGGCGAGACGCGCGTACTCGCGCTGATCGCCGATGACCGCCGGGTCGCCGAGTCTGACTGTCAGCTCCTCGTAGGAGTCGAGTATGTTCCGGAGTCTCTCACGCATACCTTACCGAACTCTTCCTATTCACCGAACGCCGCTCTCGGGTGCCGAGAGCCCCGTTCCCGGGGCCTTCGCGCGGGTTCGATCCGGGGCCCGAAGGCGGGGTGCGGCGCGGCGTTCTCGGACCTGTGAGTCTATCACGACGTCGCCCCCGGGACGTAGGTTCCCACAGCAAGCGAGGTGCCGTGGAAAGGCCTGCCAGCGGCACCGCGAAGGGCTGCCGGACACGGCCCACGAGCACGGCGGGGACCGCAGGGGA includes:
- the prfA gene encoding peptide chain release factor 1; protein product: MRERLRNILDSYEELTVRLGDPAVIGDQREYARLAKAHAEQTPLAAKVREYFGVLDDVGAAEEMAREGDAETREFAREELRSLEERKHALEDELKVMMLPKDPNDEKNVIVEIRAGAGGDEAAIFAGDLYRMYTRYAESQRWKAEEMDASPSETGGFKEVIFMVKGGGAYSKLKFESGVHRVQRVPVTESQGRIHTSTATVAVLPEAEDVEVTVDPGDLRIDVYRSSGPGGQSVNTTDSAVRITHLPTGLVVACQNQKSQLQNREQALRILKARLYEMELERRQAEVGAERRSQIGTGERSEKIRTYNFPQDRITDHRIGLTVHNLPAVMMGEIAPLIEALASADRAERLKAIV